From the Lentimicrobium sp. L6 genome, one window contains:
- a CDS encoding deoxyhypusine synthase family protein, translating to MNKGPISQFMLEHYKHFNAAALVDAAKGYELQLSQGNKMMMTLAGAMSTAELGKSLAEMIRQDKVQIISCTGANLEEDLMNLVAHSHYERVPHYRDLSAIQERELLDRGLNRVTDTCIPEEEAFRRLQEHIFEIWQKAEAEGKRYFPHEYMYKLLLSGVLEQYYEIDPKNSWMLAAAEKNLPIVVPGWEDSTMGNIFASYCIKGELKPSTVKSGIEYMTWLADWYTENTKDNGIGFFQIGGGIAGDFPICVVPMLYQDLERVDTPFWSYFCQISDSTTSYGSYSGAVPNEKITWGKLDENTPKFIVESDATIVAPLIFSYLLGW from the coding sequence ATGAATAAAGGCCCTATTTCACAGTTTATGCTCGAGCATTACAAACATTTTAATGCTGCTGCATTGGTAGATGCCGCTAAAGGATACGAGCTTCAGTTAAGCCAAGGAAATAAAATGATGATGACTTTAGCAGGTGCTATGAGTACTGCAGAGTTAGGAAAATCATTAGCAGAGATGATACGTCAAGATAAAGTTCAAATTATATCTTGCACTGGTGCTAACTTAGAAGAGGATTTGATGAACTTGGTGGCTCATTCGCATTATGAAAGAGTGCCTCATTATCGCGATTTATCAGCCATTCAAGAAAGAGAATTACTCGATAGAGGTTTAAATAGAGTAACAGATACTTGTATTCCCGAGGAGGAGGCTTTTAGAAGATTGCAGGAGCATATTTTTGAGATTTGGCAAAAGGCCGAAGCTGAAGGGAAAAGATATTTTCCCCACGAATATATGTATAAGCTTTTGCTTTCTGGCGTATTGGAACAGTATTATGAAATTGATCCTAAAAACAGTTGGATGCTGGCCGCCGCAGAGAAGAACTTACCTATAGTGGTTCCTGGTTGGGAAGATTCTACCATGGGAAATATTTTTGCATCTTATTGTATAAAAGGTGAATTGAAGCCTAGTACAGTAAAGTCAGGAATTGAATATATGACTTGGTTGGCCGATTGGTATACTGAGAACACTAAAGATAATGGAATAGGATTTTTTCAAATCGGAGGAGGAATTGCAGGAGATTTCCCAATATGTGTAGTACCAATGCTCTATCAAGATTTGGAAAGAGTGGATACCCCATTTTGGAGCTATTTCTGTCAGATTTCGGATTCAACCACCAGCTACGGTTCCTACTCAGGTGCTGTTCCTAACGAAAAAATTACTTGGGGAAAACTGGATGAGAATACGCCAAAATTTATTGTAGAATCAGATGCTACTATAGTGGCTCCTCTCATTTTTTCTTATCTTTTGGGTTGGTAG
- a CDS encoding carbon-nitrogen hydrolase family protein, protein MKREIHNVELVYLGLADYAELKEVMISAYHTMTDSYWREDSIRTLIDIFPEGQIVIKVNGDIAGCALSIIIDSKSIDEQHTYKDITDNFTFETHTESGDFVYGIDVFIKPQYRGLRLGRRLYDYRKELCERLNLKGILFGGRIPNYYKYKDSISPKQYLEKVRSKEIHDPVLNFQLSNDFHPLRVLKNYLEGDKASDDYAVLLRWNNIFYEKPKTKAETIKKIVRLGVVQWQMRSYKSPIELMQQAEYFVDALSGYKSDFALFPEFFNAPMMAAYNHMSEADAIRELAKYTKELTQEFSKLAVSYNINIITGSMPEMVGNDLYNVGYLCRRDGSIERFEKIHVTPDEEKVWALKGGDQIKTFDTDCGKIGILICYDVEFPELSRILANEGMSILFVPFLTDTQNGYSRIRNCAQARAIENECYVVIAGSVGNLPNVHNMDIQYAQSMVLTPCDFHFPTNGIKAEATPNTEMILIADVDVDLLRELHNYGSVKNLKDRRTDLYEILKK, encoded by the coding sequence ATGAAAAGAGAAATACATAACGTTGAACTGGTCTATTTAGGTCTTGCTGATTATGCTGAATTAAAAGAAGTAATGATCAGTGCTTACCATACTATGACTGATTCCTATTGGCGTGAGGATAGTATCCGTACGCTTATAGATATCTTTCCTGAAGGTCAAATTGTAATCAAAGTAAATGGTGATATTGCTGGTTGCGCCTTATCTATCATCATCGATTCGAAGAGCATTGACGAACAGCATACTTATAAAGATATTACAGATAATTTTACCTTTGAAACACATACCGAAAGTGGTGATTTTGTATATGGTATTGATGTTTTTATAAAGCCACAATACAGAGGGTTGAGACTAGGACGTAGGCTTTACGATTATAGGAAGGAGCTCTGCGAAAGATTAAACTTGAAAGGTATTTTGTTTGGCGGTAGAATTCCAAACTATTATAAATACAAAGACAGCATCAGTCCAAAACAATATCTAGAGAAGGTAAGATCCAAGGAAATCCATGATCCGGTATTAAACTTCCAATTATCCAATGATTTTCATCCACTTCGGGTTTTGAAAAACTATTTGGAAGGAGACAAAGCTTCTGATGATTATGCTGTTTTGTTAAGGTGGAATAATATTTTCTATGAAAAGCCGAAAACCAAAGCCGAAACCATCAAAAAGATAGTTCGTTTAGGAGTGGTACAGTGGCAGATGAGGTCATATAAGTCTCCAATAGAATTAATGCAGCAAGCAGAGTATTTTGTTGATGCTTTAAGTGGATATAAAAGTGATTTCGCTTTGTTTCCTGAGTTTTTTAATGCGCCTATGATGGCTGCATATAATCATATGAGCGAGGCGGATGCGATTAGAGAATTAGCAAAGTATACCAAAGAGTTGACTCAAGAATTTTCCAAGTTGGCTGTTAGTTATAATATAAATATTATCACTGGAAGTATGCCTGAGATGGTAGGTAATGACCTGTATAATGTAGGTTACCTTTGTCGTAGAGATGGTTCCATCGAGCGTTTCGAGAAAATCCATGTCACCCCAGATGAAGAAAAAGTGTGGGCCTTAAAAGGGGGGGATCAAATTAAAACATTTGATACTGATTGTGGTAAAATTGGTATTTTGATTTGCTACGATGTAGAATTTCCTGAGTTATCTCGGATATTGGCTAATGAAGGTATGAGCATTCTATTTGTTCCATTCCTAACCGATACTCAGAACGGGTATTCTAGAATAAGAAATTGTGCTCAAGCTCGTGCCATAGAGAATGAATGCTATGTGGTGATTGCAGGTAGTGTTGGGAACTTACCAAATGTGCATAATATGGATATCCAATATGCACAATCTATGGTTTTAACTCCTTGCGACTTTCATTTCCCAACAAATGGAATAAAAGCGGAAGCCACACCGAATACCGAAATGATATTGATAGCAGATGTGGATGTGGATTTATTGAGAGAATTGCATAATTATGGGTCTGTTAAGAATCTAAAAGACAGACGCACAGATTTATACGAGATATTAAAGAAATAA
- the nfsB gene encoding oxygen-insensitive NAD(P)H nitroreductase, with the protein MNLKEILNWRYSTKEFDSNKKISTEDFEQVKTLLQMSPSSTNIQPWHFVIASTEEGKERIAKGTQGFYQFNEPKVKDASHVIVFCSRTDADEKYMQHLLDTEDKDGRFPNEEIKQMTNGGRNIFANMHRYDFKDLQHWMEKQVYLNIGNLLLGVATLGIDALPMEGVDLKVIDEEFSLREKGFTAVAVVSLGYRTETDFNTTDKTPKSRLSQEEIFTLLK; encoded by the coding sequence ATGAATTTAAAAGAAATTTTAAACTGGCGCTATTCCACCAAAGAATTTGATTCTAATAAAAAAATCTCTACCGAGGATTTTGAGCAAGTGAAGACGCTATTACAAATGAGTCCATCGAGTACCAATATACAACCTTGGCATTTTGTAATTGCCAGTACTGAAGAAGGGAAAGAACGTATTGCCAAAGGAACTCAAGGTTTTTATCAGTTTAACGAGCCTAAAGTAAAAGATGCTTCTCATGTGATTGTATTCTGTTCCAGAACCGATGCCGATGAAAAGTATATGCAACATCTACTAGACACTGAGGACAAAGATGGACGTTTCCCCAATGAGGAAATCAAACAAATGACCAACGGAGGACGTAATATCTTTGCCAATATGCATCGCTACGATTTTAAGGATCTACAACATTGGATGGAAAAACAAGTCTATTTGAATATCGGAAACCTACTTTTAGGTGTGGCTACTTTAGGTATTGATGCCCTACCGATGGAAGGTGTAGATTTAAAAGTAATTGATGAAGAGTTTAGCCTACGTGAAAAAGGATTTACTGCTGTTGCCGTAGTTTCTTTAGGATATAGAACCGAAACCGATTTTAATACTACTGATAAAACACCAAAATCAAGATTATCTCAGGAGGAAATTTTTACTCTTTTAAAGTAA
- a CDS encoding arginine decarboxylase: MKNTYFDLIEQSYYFPQEGFDLRDDYLTFHGVSLKHLIEKHGTPFRFIYLPKIGDQIKKTRNLFNRAIKNNAYKGKYHFCYCTKCNHFYHVINEALKHKVNLETSSEFDIDLIINLAGKGKISKDRIIVHNGFKTEEYLAKIVRLQEAGFGNSIIILDSIAEFDRLQKIKTKQVLRIGLRMAINEEAQSAYYTSRLGIAPSEIIKFFKTKLRDNDKFELKMLHFFVDSGIKDTLYYWGEFQKALKLYIELKKESKNLDSFNLGGGFPIRNHLGFEYNYEYMINEIIKNIKEACTKDAVLEPDLFTEFGKYTVGESGAIIFKVLEQKQQNDAETWYIINNSLMNTIPDAWSIHEKFILLPINKWDNEYGRVNIGGISCDHSDYYNSEDLNQEVLLPKYNSKDKEPLYLGFFHTGAYQDSISGYGGIKHCLIPSPKHVIIDRDSKGNIVDYVYREEQSANDMFNILGYNK, translated from the coding sequence ATGAAGAATACATATTTTGATTTGATTGAGCAATCTTACTACTTTCCTCAGGAAGGTTTCGATTTGCGTGACGACTATTTAACTTTTCATGGTGTTTCTTTAAAGCACTTAATTGAAAAACACGGAACACCCTTTCGTTTTATCTATTTGCCTAAAATTGGTGACCAGATAAAGAAAACCAGGAATCTATTTAATAGAGCCATCAAGAATAATGCTTATAAAGGGAAGTATCATTTTTGTTATTGTACCAAGTGCAACCATTTTTATCACGTCATTAATGAGGCACTTAAGCATAAAGTCAATTTGGAGACCTCCTCAGAGTTTGATATTGATTTAATCATTAATCTGGCTGGTAAAGGGAAGATTTCAAAAGACAGAATCATTGTTCATAATGGATTCAAAACAGAGGAATATTTAGCAAAAATCGTTAGACTCCAAGAGGCTGGGTTTGGCAATTCTATTATTATTTTAGATAGTATCGCTGAGTTTGATCGCTTACAGAAAATCAAAACAAAACAAGTTCTTCGAATCGGATTACGTATGGCTATTAATGAGGAAGCTCAATCTGCCTACTATACTTCGAGATTAGGAATTGCACCTTCAGAAATTATTAAATTCTTTAAAACAAAACTTCGCGATAATGATAAGTTTGAACTTAAAATGTTGCACTTTTTTGTGGATTCCGGTATTAAAGATACACTCTATTATTGGGGTGAATTTCAAAAAGCCCTTAAATTATACATTGAACTAAAAAAAGAAAGCAAGAATCTAGATTCCTTCAATTTAGGAGGAGGATTCCCTATCCGTAACCACTTAGGCTTTGAGTATAATTATGAATATATGATCAATGAGATCATTAAAAATATTAAAGAAGCTTGTACTAAAGATGCTGTTTTAGAACCTGATCTTTTTACGGAATTCGGAAAATATACTGTTGGGGAGTCTGGAGCAATTATCTTTAAAGTATTGGAACAAAAGCAACAGAATGATGCTGAAACTTGGTATATCATTAATAATAGTTTAATGAATACCATTCCTGATGCTTGGAGTATACACGAAAAATTTATTCTATTACCCATTAATAAATGGGATAATGAATACGGAAGAGTTAATATTGGTGGAATCAGTTGTGACCATTCTGACTATTATAACTCTGAGGATTTAAATCAGGAAGTATTATTGCCAAAGTATAATTCAAAAGATAAAGAACCATTATATCTTGGTTTTTTCCATACCGGAGCCTACCAAGATTCGATAAGTGGTTACGGAGGAATCAAACATTGTTTAATCCCTTCGCCAAAACATGTAATTATAGATAGAGATAGCAAAGGAAATATAGTTGATTATGTGTATAGAGAAGAGCAATCAGCTAATGATATGTTTAATATTTTAGGGTATAATAAGTAA
- a CDS encoding putative quinol monooxygenase: MNNQKLTIIARITAKEEKRDLVKTELLKLIDITRAEEGCINYDLHQDQKNPNLFLFHENWETRALWQVHMNNQHLADYLKATEGAVEEFIVHEMSHIA; the protein is encoded by the coding sequence ATGAACAATCAAAAGCTAACCATCATAGCTAGAATAACAGCTAAAGAAGAGAAAAGAGATTTAGTAAAAACAGAATTACTAAAGCTAATAGATATTACTAGAGCAGAAGAAGGATGTATTAATTATGACTTACATCAAGATCAAAAAAACCCGAATCTCTTTCTATTCCATGAGAACTGGGAAACCAGAGCATTATGGCAGGTCCATATGAATAATCAACATCTAGCTGATTATTTAAAAGCCACCGAAGGCGCGGTAGAGGAATTTATTGTTCATGAGATGAGCCATATCGCGTAA
- the speB gene encoding agmatinase, protein MKNFGGIEDKYADFKSSAILLQSIPYDGTSTWGKGADKGFAAFLDAAENMELYDMETDSEVYEKGIHILPEIIENRSPEASYEAIYEQAKKWVETDKFLTFFGGEHSISIGIIKALYEKYPDLTVVHLDAHADLRESYMGSPYNHACALHDASKNTNLIQVGIRSMDVSEMQFINADKCFFAQDIVGNRNDWMEEALELINTKHVYITIDLDAFDPSILPATGTPEPGGLEWYPTLEFLRGVFENNNVVGFDLVELAPIENHKASEFLAAKLYYKLLSYKFKYDE, encoded by the coding sequence ATGAAGAATTTTGGAGGTATAGAGGATAAATATGCTGACTTTAAAAGTTCAGCCATTTTATTACAATCCATTCCTTATGATGGAACCAGTACATGGGGCAAAGGAGCGGACAAGGGTTTTGCGGCTTTTTTAGATGCTGCAGAAAATATGGAGTTATACGACATGGAAACCGATTCTGAGGTTTATGAAAAGGGAATCCATATTCTGCCTGAGATTATTGAAAATCGATCTCCCGAAGCTAGCTATGAAGCTATTTATGAGCAAGCAAAGAAATGGGTGGAGACCGATAAGTTTTTGACTTTTTTTGGCGGTGAACATTCAATAAGCATTGGTATTATTAAAGCATTATATGAGAAATATCCTGATCTTACGGTGGTTCATTTGGACGCTCATGCCGATTTAAGGGAATCCTATATGGGCTCCCCTTATAATCATGCTTGTGCTTTACATGATGCTTCAAAAAACACCAATTTGATTCAAGTGGGTATCCGAAGTATGGATGTTAGTGAAATGCAATTTATAAACGCAGACAAATGCTTTTTTGCACAAGATATTGTGGGTAATCGCAATGATTGGATGGAGGAGGCTCTTGAGCTCATTAATACCAAGCATGTTTATATTACCATTGATTTAGATGCTTTTGATCCTTCCATTTTACCAGCAACAGGAACTCCAGAACCTGGTGGCTTGGAATGGTATCCTACCTTAGAATTTTTAAGAGGAGTTTTTGAGAACAATAATGTGGTTGGTTTCGATTTGGTTGAGCTGGCACCCATTGAGAATCATAAAGCATCAGAGTTTTTAGCTGCAAAATTATATTACAAATTACTTTCTTATAAATTTAAATACGATGAATAA
- a CDS encoding DUF4437 domain-containing protein: protein MKHFNILILAILLATFTQNYAQLPTGTKENNEVILASEVEWTYLNPARGDKAPMAGTLWGDRNGTEATGFLLKPSDGFKSPPHIHNVSYRGIVINGFIHNDDPNAENMWLPSGSFWTQPKGEIHITAAKGANTFAYIEIEEGPYLVHSTEDAFHTEETALNLDESNMVWLDASDMVWIEQKSSSSFDKPVQIAMLWGETKQEKLNGSLIKLPAGFKGEIQSESNNFRAVVIQGPIDYLEPGTSDLQILDAGSYFSSNGSSNHQLASPKDKESLIYVRSTGKYKVVLD, encoded by the coding sequence ATGAAGCATTTTAATATACTTATACTAGCTATCCTGCTTGCTACTTTTACTCAAAATTATGCTCAGCTTCCAACTGGAACAAAAGAAAATAATGAAGTCATACTGGCTTCTGAAGTAGAGTGGACTTATTTAAATCCAGCTCGTGGAGATAAAGCCCCAATGGCAGGAACTCTTTGGGGAGATCGCAATGGAACTGAAGCTACGGGCTTTCTTTTGAAACCATCAGATGGTTTTAAATCTCCTCCACATATCCATAATGTTTCCTACCGTGGTATCGTTATTAATGGTTTCATTCATAATGACGACCCAAATGCTGAAAACATGTGGCTTCCAAGCGGCTCTTTTTGGACACAGCCCAAAGGCGAAATTCATATAACAGCAGCAAAAGGGGCTAATACTTTCGCATATATTGAAATTGAAGAAGGTCCTTATCTGGTACATTCTACAGAAGATGCATTTCATACTGAAGAAACAGCTCTCAATTTAGATGAATCGAATATGGTTTGGTTAGATGCATCAGATATGGTATGGATTGAGCAAAAAAGCTCCTCTAGTTTCGACAAACCTGTACAAATCGCAATGCTTTGGGGAGAAACAAAACAAGAAAAACTAAATGGAAGTTTAATCAAATTACCAGCAGGTTTTAAAGGTGAAATCCAAAGTGAAAGCAATAATTTCCGAGCTGTAGTCATTCAAGGACCAATTGATTACCTAGAACCTGGAACATCAGATCTACAAATTTTAGATGCTGGTAGCTATTTTAGTTCTAATGGAAGCTCAAATCATCAGCTTGCTTCTCCTAAAGATAAAGAGAGTTTAATATATGTTCGAAGCACTGGAAAATACAAAGTTGTTTTAGATTAA
- a CDS encoding AraC family transcriptional regulator — MKRESVHHIFEIHIEEMSSWGKRPHQHNFFEIVYVEKGSGFQCINQHEFEFKEGNVFLLPPLDCHSFKLAEPTRFYFIRFTDHYFLKDHGLTDYNAWFDKIAYILANYNKVPGDIISSDGERQFIINNIKSIYQEYQVADSYSESIIAGTVASILNILARSIEKKYVDQGNEKDNRFGEVLRYVNTHIIDSEKLRIPILAEKFGVSKSYFSEYFKKKAGMSLAEYILKSKLRIVETKVLHTDLSLKEIAYQLNFTDSSHLARSFKKANGVTVKEFKNGTQLCRA; from the coding sequence ATGAAAAGAGAGTCCGTGCATCATATTTTTGAAATTCATATCGAAGAAATGTCTTCTTGGGGAAAAAGACCACATCAGCATAACTTTTTTGAAATAGTATATGTGGAGAAAGGCTCAGGTTTTCAATGTATCAATCAGCATGAGTTTGAGTTTAAAGAAGGGAATGTTTTCTTACTCCCTCCTCTCGATTGTCATTCTTTTAAGTTAGCAGAACCAACGAGGTTTTATTTTATTCGGTTTACCGATCATTATTTTTTAAAGGACCATGGACTTACAGATTATAATGCTTGGTTTGATAAGATAGCTTATATACTAGCTAATTATAATAAGGTACCTGGTGATATTATTTCTTCTGATGGCGAAAGACAGTTTATTATTAATAATATCAAATCCATATATCAAGAATATCAGGTAGCCGATTCTTATTCTGAATCGATTATTGCGGGCACGGTGGCTTCTATTTTAAATATATTGGCTCGAAGCATAGAAAAAAAATATGTGGATCAGGGCAATGAAAAAGACAATCGTTTTGGGGAGGTCTTACGATATGTTAATACCCATATTATTGATAGTGAAAAACTTCGTATTCCAATATTGGCGGAGAAGTTTGGGGTGTCCAAGTCTTATTTCTCGGAGTATTTCAAGAAAAAAGCAGGAATGAGTTTGGCAGAGTATATTCTAAAGTCGAAGCTCAGAATAGTAGAGACCAAAGTCTTGCATACCGACCTCAGCCTAAAAGAAATTGCCTATCAGCTGAACTTCACCGACAGTAGTCATTTGGCACGTTCCTTTAAAAAAGCCAATGGAGTTACTGTAAAAGAATTTAAAAATGGCACTCAACTTTGTCGGGCATAG
- a CDS encoding peroxidase-related enzyme (This protein belongs to a clade of uncharacterized proteins related to peroxidases such as the alkylhydroperoxidase AhpD.), whose translation MKKLIFISLSALLMLFNHSAFAQNPNNIEQPDKNISRFPIPTVNDLPEDIKETMLKVQEARGFVPNVLFALAHRPEEFRAFIKYNNAIMKKESGLSPAEKEMIIIATSNANGCMYCVMSHGASLRVISKQPTLSDQIAVNYREADISPRQKAMINFAMKVSNDSKSINHNDFETLHQHGFSDEDIWDINAIIAFYGLSNRMMNFAKVRPDEEFYMMGRK comes from the coding sequence ATGAAGAAATTAATATTTATAAGTTTGAGTGCCCTACTAATGTTATTTAATCACTCAGCATTTGCTCAGAACCCAAATAATATAGAGCAACCAGACAAAAACATCAGCAGATTCCCCATTCCCACAGTAAATGATTTACCAGAGGATATTAAAGAAACGATGTTAAAAGTTCAAGAAGCCAGAGGATTTGTTCCCAATGTACTGTTCGCCTTGGCGCATCGACCCGAAGAATTCCGAGCTTTTATTAAATACAATAATGCGATCATGAAAAAAGAAAGCGGTTTAAGCCCTGCTGAAAAGGAAATGATCATTATCGCAACATCAAACGCAAATGGCTGCATGTATTGCGTGATGTCTCATGGGGCCAGCCTACGAGTCATTAGCAAACAGCCTACCCTATCCGATCAAATTGCAGTAAACTATCGTGAAGCCGATATCAGCCCACGTCAAAAAGCCATGATCAATTTTGCCATGAAAGTATCTAATGATTCAAAAAGCATTAATCATAATGACTTTGAAACCTTACATCAGCATGGATTTTCTGATGAAGATATCTGGGATATCAATGCCATCATCGCTTTTTATGGACTTTCAAATCGAATGATGAATTTTGCTAAAGTCCGCCCTGATGAAGAGTTTTATATGATGGGTCGTAAATAA